From Salvia splendens isolate huo1 chromosome 3, SspV2, whole genome shotgun sequence, a single genomic window includes:
- the LOC121795980 gene encoding thioredoxin H-type 1-like, giving the protein MAAGEGQVIAPNSVDEWKQLFQKGVESNKLVVVDFTASWCGPCRFIAPILAEIAKKTPHVIVAKVDVDELKPVAAEFGVEAMPTFVFLKEGKEIDRVVGARKEELQAKITQHGTVVA; this is encoded by the exons ATGGCCGCCGGGGAAGGACAAGTCATCGCCCCCAACTCCGTCGACGAATGGAAGCAGCTTTTCCAAAAAGGCGTCGAATCTAACAAACTC GTTGTTGTTGATTTCACTGCTTCATGGTGTGGACCTTGTCGTTTCATCGCCCCAATTTTGGCTGAGATTGCCAAGAAGACACCACACGTGATCGTTGCCAAAGTTGATGTCGATGAACTCAAG CCTGTGGCGGCAGAATTTGGAGTTGAGGCCATGCCGACCTTCGTGTTCCTTAAAGAAGGAAAGGAAATTGACAGGGTTGTTGGTGCAAGAAAGGAAGAATTGCAGGCAAAAATTACTCAACATGGAACTGTTGTTGCTTAA
- the LOC121795978 gene encoding beta-galactosidase 5-like produces the protein MGTTTKYLSSSFMLMILIFLVMGCEVIKCSVSYDKRAVIINGNRRILFSGSIHYPRSTPQMWEDLILKAKNGGLDVIDTYVFWDVHEPSPGNYNFEGRFDLVRFIKTVQKQGIYVHLRIGPYVCAEWNFGGFPVWLKYVPGISFRTDNEPYKAAMEKFTQKIVGMMKSEQLFESQGGPIILSQIENEYGRERIALGAAGDAYMNWAAKMAVGLDTGVPWIMCKDDNAPDPIINTCNGFYCDKFSPNKPYKPTMWTEAWSGWFNEFGGMVHERPVQDLAFAVARFVRTGGSFINYYMYHGGTNFGRTAGGPFITTSYDYDAPIDEYGLIREPKYGHLKELHRAIKLCEHALVSASEPNVVSLGIYQQAHVFSAGEGSCAAFISNFDTKSAVRVVFNNRHYKLPPWSISILPDCTNVVFNTAKVGAQTSRYQMVETNSQLQSWETYREDTAALEDGSAFTAPALVEQLNVTRDSSDYLWYTTSVDIASSEQFLSNGQNPTLTVDSRGHALHVFINGNFAGSGYGTRTNARFTFSRAVNLKAGKNSISLLSIAMGLPNTGLHFEDWTVGVERVELNGLDQGRKDLTRQAWSYKVGLTGEKMNLVSPSQTSSVEWTAMAAIAQNHQPLRWYKAYFDAPNGDEPLALDMGSMGKGQVWINGQSIGRYWTAVANGTCGECHYTGTYRSPKCQGGCGLPTQRWYHVPRSWLQPTKNLIVLVEELGGDPSRIALVKRTTRNVCVNAFEGHPMVANYQLESESTNTKRMLHQAKVHLWCARGQTMSAITFASYGTPTGTCSSFRMGSCHAQNSQAVIEKMCLGKERCKLSVSNSYFGSDPCPNVLKKLSVEAICSNTV, from the exons ATGGGAACTACTACTAAATATTTGTCGAGTTCATTTATGTTGATGATCTTGATTTTTTTGGTGATGGGGTGTGAGGTGATCAAGTGCAGTGTGAGCTATGATAAGAGGGCAGTCATCATCAATGGAAACAGAAGAATTCTTTTTTCTGGTTCTATACATTACCCAAGAAGCACCCCTCAA ATGTGGGAAGATCTGATATTGAAGGCCAAAAATGGTGGATTGGATGTTATTGACACTTATGTGTTTTGGGATGTGCATGAGCCTTCCCCTGGCAAT TATAATTTTGAGGGTAGATTCGATTTAGTAAGATTTATTAAGACGGTGCAAAAACAAGGCATCTATGTTCATCTTCGAATTGGACCATATGTTTGTGCAGAATGGAATTTTGG TGGATTTCCTGTGTGGTTGAAATATGTACCTGGTATCAGCTTCAGAACAGACAACGAGCCCTATAAG GCGGCTATGGAAAAGTTCACTCAAAAAATAGTTGGTATGATGAAGAGTGAGCAACTATTTGAATCACAAGGAGGTCCTATTATACTCTCACAg ATTGAGAATGAATATGGGAGAGAAAGGATTGCACTTGGGGCAGCTGGAGATGCATACATGAATTGGGCAGCAAAAATGGCAGTTGGACTCGACACCGGAGTTCCATGGATCATGTGCAAAGACGATAATGCCCCCGATCCCATC ATAAATACATGCAACGGCTTCTACTGTGATAAATTTTCTCCCAATAAACCTTATAAGCCTACTATGTGGACTGAAGCTTGGAGTGGCTG GTTTAATGAGTTTGGAGGAATGGTTCATGAACGACCGGTTCAAGATCTCGCCTTTGCAGTAGCTCGTTTCGTGCGGACAGGCGGTTCCTTTATAAACTATTACATG TACCATGGAGGCACCAACTTCGGGCGCACTGCTGGAGGCCCATTCATCACAACCAGCTATGACTATGATGCTCCGATCGATGAATATG GTTTGATTCGAGAGCCCAAGTATGGCCATCTCAAGGAGCTCCACAGGGCTATTAAGCTCTGTGAGCACGCACTTGTCTCGGCTTCGGAGCCTAATGTGGTTTCGTTAGGAATATATCAGCAG GCTCATGTATTCTCAGCAGGGGAAGGTAGCTGTGCAGCTTTCATTTCCAACTTCGACACCAAATCTGCTGTAAGAGTGGTGTTCAACAACAGGCACTACAAATTGCCTCCTTGGTCCATCAGCATTCTGCCTGACTGCACAAATGTAGTTTTCAACACTGCAAAG GTTGGAGCTCAAACATCGCGCTATCAAATGGTGGAGACGAATTCCCAACTGCAATCATGGGAGACGTATCGTGAGGACACAGCTGCACTAGAGGACGGCTCAGCATTCACCGCACCTGCCCTAGTAGAGCAGTTGAATGTCACGAGGGATAGCAGCGACTATTTGTGGTACACGACCAG CGTCGACATAGCTTCATCCGAGCAATTTCTGAGCAATGGGCAGAACCCTACTCTAACTGTAGACTCTCGGGGTCACGCCCTCCATGTCTTCATCAATGGAAATTTTGCAG GATCTGGTTATGGGACTCGAACCAATGCAAGATTCACATTCAGCAGAGCAGTAAACTTGAAAGCTGGCAAAAATAGTATTTCTCTGCTCAGCATAGCCATGGGATTACCT AACACTGGATTGCATTTCGAGGACTGGACTGTGGGAGTTGAGCGAGTCGAGCTTAACGGCCTAGATCAAGGACGCAAAGATCTGACAAGGCAAGCATGGTCTTACAAG GTTGGACTAACTGGTGAAAAGATGAATCTGGTCTCCCCATCCCAGACTTCGTCTGTTGAGTGGACGGCGATGGCAGCTATCGCCCAAAATCATCAGCCCCTTCGATGGTACAAG GCATATTTTGACGCACCAAATGGAGATGAGCCGTTGGCGTTGGACATGGGAAGCATGGGAAAAGGTCAAGTGTGGATCAATGGACAAAGCATAGGAAGATATTGGACGGCTGTAGCAAATGGAACCTGTGGAGAGTGCCACTACACTGGTACATACCGGTCCCCTAAATGTCAAGGTGGTTGTGGCCTGCCAACTCAACGATG GTACCATGTTCCCAGATCATGGTTGCAGCCAACAAAAAATCTCATTGTACTTGTCGAGGAACTCGGTGGAGATCCATCAAGAATCGCTCTAGTTAAAAGAACCACAAGGAACGTTTGTGTTAATGCATTTGAGGGCCATCCGATGGTAGCAAATTATCAGCTCGAGAGCGAGAGCACGAACACAAAGAGAATGCTCCACCAGGCCAAGGTGCATCTGTGGTGTGCCCGTGGGCAGACTATGTCAGCCATTACGTTCGCAAGCTACGGGACACCTACAGGAACATGTTCAAGTTTTAGGATGGGAAGTTGTCACGCACAGAACTCCCAAGCTGTCATAGAAAAG ATGTGCCTTGGGAAGGAAAGGTGCAAGCTATCAGTTTCAAATAGCTACTTTGGAAGTGATCCTTGCCCTAATGTATTAAAGAAGTTATCTGTTGAAGCTATTTGCTCTAACACAGTATAA
- the LOC121795979 gene encoding ER lumen protein-retaining receptor-like, with amino-acid sequence MNIFRLAGDMTHLASVLVLLLKIHTIKSCAGVSLKTQELYAIVFVTRYLDLFTDYISFYNTLMKIIFLGSSISIVWYMKHHKVVRRSYNKDQDTFRHYVLMLPCLFLALIVNERFSFKEVMWAFSLYLEAVAILPQLVLLQRTRNIDNLTGQYVFLLGAYRAFYILNWIYRYFTEPHYVHWIIWISGLVQTLLYADFFYYYFESWKNNEKLELPA; translated from the exons ATGAATATATTCAGGTTAGCGGGGGATATGACCCATTTGGCAAGTGTCCTTGTTTTGCTCCTCAAGATTCATACGATCAAATCTTGTGCTG GCGTTTCTCTGAAGACTCAGGAACTCTATGCTATTGTTTTTGTTACTCGATATTTGGATCTCTTCACGGACTACATCTCATTCTACAACACattaatgaaaataattttCTTGGGAAGTTCTATATCAATAGTCTGGTATATGAAGCATCACAAGGTTGTCCGCAGATCCTACAACAAAGACCAGGACACTTTCCGCCACTACGTCCTTATGTTACCCTGTCTGTTTTTAGCACTAATAGTAAATGAGAGATTTTCCTTCAAAGAG GTGATGTGGGCATTTTCCTTATACTTAGAAGCAGTTGCCATCCTTCCTCAGTTAGTTTTGCTGCAGAGAACAAGGAATATTGACAACCTGACTGGACAATACGTTTTTCTTCTAGG TGCATACCGAGCATTTTATATTCTTAACTGGATTTACCGCTACTTCACTGAACCGCACTATGTCCACTGGATAA TTTGGATTTCAGGACTTGTTCAGACGCTTCTATATGCTGATTTCTTCTATTATTACTTTGAAAG CTGGAAGAATAACGAGAAGCTCGAACTGCCTGCTTGA